In Humulus lupulus chromosome 6, drHumLupu1.1, whole genome shotgun sequence, a single genomic region encodes these proteins:
- the LOC133782923 gene encoding AP2/ERF and B3 domain-containing transcription factor At1g50680-like: MEDDMSSIVLNGGANGIQEAADSNGSVHSLPPSKRAKTGSKSSSAKYKGTVKQQNGHWGAQIYANHQRIWLGTFKLEKEAAMAYDSAAIRLRCGDSHRNFPWTKATAEEPKFQRHYSTDTLLNMIKDGSYQAKFEDFLRNICLEHLEKEACLGLDSVNKGGVLFKQLLFQKELTPSDVGKLNRLVIPKKYATKYLPRISEEKPEEKESHNDGMVDDMEVVLHDNSMRSWKFKYCYWRSSQSFVFTRGWSRFVKEKGLKANDTIAFYLSEQRLYENNARAFAMIEVVEDNSGLLIEGAAKHSCLGVNFGKGVHKQAEADKEEDGEVVVEEASNEIPKAGNSGFRLFGVQII; encoded by the coding sequence ATGGAAGATGACATGTCAAGCATTGTTTTGAATGGAGGGGCGAATGGGATCCAGGAAGCAGCTGATTCCAATGGCAGCGTGCATTCACTCCCTCCAAGCAAGCGTGCCAAGACTGGTTCTAAATCTTCCTCGGCAAAATACAAAGGAACAGTGAAGCAGCAAAATGGGCACTGGGGCGCCCAGATATACGCTAATCACCAGCGCATTTGGCTCGGGACTTTCAAGTTGGAGAAGGAAGCTGCCATGGCCTATGACAGTGCAGCAATCAGGCTGCGATGCGGGGATTCCCACCGGAACTTTCCTTGGACTAAAGCTACTGCTGAAGAGCCAAAGTTCCAAAGACATTACAGCACAGATACTTTGCTCAACATGATCAAAGATGGCTCCTATCAAGCCAAATTTGAAGACTTTCTGAGGAATATTTGCTTAGAACATTTGGAGAAAGAGGCTTGTCTCGGCTTAGATAGTGTTAACAAAGGTGGAGTGTTGTTCAAGCAACTGCTTTTCCAAAAGGAGCTCACACCAAGTGATGTAGGCAAGCTGAATAGACTTGTGATTCCCAAGAAATATGCCACCAAGTATTTGCCTCGCATTTCTGAAGAGAAACCAGAGGAGAAGGAAAGTCACAATGACGGGATGGTAGATGACATGGAGGTGGTGCTCCATGACAATTCAATGAGATCATGGAAGTTTAAGTACTGTTACTGGAGGAGCAGCCAGAGCTTTGTTTTCACTAGGGGTTGGAGTCGGTTTGTCAAGGAAAAAGGACTCAAGGCGAATGACACCATCGCCTTCTACTTAAGCGAGCAGAGATTGTACGAAAACAATGCTCGAGCTTTTGCTATGATCGAAGTTGTTGAAGACAACAGCGGATTGTTGATCGAGGGTGCAGCAAAACATTCATGTCTTGGAGTGAATTTTGGCAAGGGTGTCCATAAACAAGCTGAAGCTGAcaaggaagaagatggtgaagtGGTCGTGGAAGAAGCCAGCAATGAAATTCCTAAGGCTGGCAATTCAGGTTTTAGGCTATTTGGAGTGCAAATCatttga
- the LOC133785831 gene encoding uncharacterized mitochondrial protein AtMg00820-like encodes MSRYVCYSKLTPHYRAFLSKVEQVVVPKDIAEALAQKEWKQAVYDEIGALESNTTWTIVNRPRDKHVVECKWVFTVKHKANGTIDRYKARLVAKGFTQTHGVDYNKTFSPVAKLNTVRVLLSIAANLDWPL; translated from the coding sequence ATGTCCAGATATGTTTGCTATAGTAAACTTACTCCTCACTATAGAGCCTTCCTGTCAAAAGTTGAGCAAGTGGTAGTTCCCAAGGATATTGCCGAGGCACTTGCACAAAAAGAATGGAAGCAAGCAGTGTATGACGAAATTGGGGCGTTAGAATCCAACACCACATGGACAATTGTCAATCGACCTAGAGATAAACATGTGGTAGAGTGTAAATGGGTGTTTACAGTTAAGCACAAGGCTAATGGAACAATTGACCGGTACAAGGCAAGACTAGTTGCAAAGGGGTTCACTCAAACACATGGTGTAGATTACAACAAGACATTTTCTCCTGTTGCAAAGCTAAATACTGTGAGGGTCCTGTTATCTATTGCTGCCAATCTAGATTGGCCCTTATAG
- the LOC133784385 gene encoding AP2/ERF and B3 domain-containing transcription factor At1g50680-like, producing MIRDGSYQAEFEDFLRNTCLENLENEASLGVGNVNKGEVLFKQLLFQKELTPSDVGKLNRLVIPKKYAIKYLPRIPEESLEEKESHEDGMVDGMEMEFHDHSMRSWKFQYSYRKSSQSFVFTRGWSQFVKEKGLKANDTIAFYLSKRRDVSNKKDAEVFSMIEVVEDNSGLLIEGEGAEHSFLGVNFGKDCHKQVEAGEEEDGETVMEEASNEIPKAANSGFRLFGVQII from the coding sequence atgaTTAGGGATGGCTCCTATCAAGCGGAATTCGAAGACTTTCTGAGGAATACCTGCTTAGAAAATTTAGAAAATGAGGCTAGTCTTGGTGTGGGTAATGTTAACAAAGGTGAAGTGTTGTTCAAGCAGCTGCTTTTCCAAAAGGAGCTCACACCAAGTGATGTAGGCAAGCTAAATAGACTTGTGATCCCCAAGAAATATGCCATTAAGTATTTGCCCCGCATTCCTGAAGAGTCCTTGGAGGAGAAGGAAAGTCACGAGGATGGGATGGTAGATGGCATGGAGATGGAGTTCCATGATCATTCAATGAGGTCATGGAAGTTTCAGTATAGTTACAGGAAGAGCAGCCAGAGCTTTGTATTCACTAGGGGTTGGAGTCAGTTTGTCAAGGAAAAAGGACTTAAGGCAAATGACACCATTGCTTTCTACTTAAGCAAGCGGAGAGATGTTTCAAACAAGAAGGATGCTGAAGTTTTTTCAATGATCGAAGTTGTAGAAGACAATAGCGGATTATTGATTGAGGGTGAGGGTGCAGAACATTCATTTCTTGGGGTGAATTTTGGCAAGGATTGCCATAAACAAGTTGAAGCTGGcgaggaagaagatggtgaaacAGTCATGGAAGAAGCCAGCAATGAAATTCCCAAGGCTGCCAATTCAGGTTTTAGGCTATTTGGAGTGCAAATCATATGA